In Methanobrevibacter sp., a single window of DNA contains:
- a CDS encoding methylated-DNA--[protein]-cysteine S-methyltransferase, whose translation MIGINMLYSTNYKSPVGDMLIVSDGKAIKGIWFDGQKHFKSTVESELTVNDELIIFEKVKKWLDDYFNGINPEIDFKLKPEGTEFRKKVWQILSEIQYGETMTYGEIASKISPTMSAQAVGGAVGANPIAIVIPCHRVLGKNAKLTGYAAGIDKKMELLKIENISFKR comes from the coding sequence TTGATAGGGATTAACATGCTGTATTCAACTAATTATAAATCTCCTGTTGGAGATATGCTTATTGTAAGTGATGGGAAAGCTATTAAAGGCATTTGGTTTGACGGTCAAAAACATTTCAAATCAACAGTTGAAAGTGAATTAACTGTCAATGATGAGTTAATTATTTTTGAAAAGGTCAAAAAATGGCTTGATGATTATTTCAATGGTATAAATCCTGAAATCGATTTCAAGTTAAAGCCGGAGGGTACAGAATTCAGGAAAAAGGTATGGCAGATATTGTCAGAAATTCAATATGGTGAAACTATGACTTATGGTGAGATAGCATCAAAAATATCTCCTACAATGTCTGCTCAGGCCGTTGGCGGTGCAGTTGGTGCAAATCCGATAGCAATTGTCATTCCCTGTCATAGGGTTTTGGGAAAAAACGCAAAGCTTACAGGTTATGCTGCAGGAATAGATAAGAAAATGGAACTTTTGAAAATTGAAAACATCTCATTCAAAAGGTGA
- a CDS encoding 2Fe-2S iron-sulfur cluster-binding protein: MSDVTVKIKINGEFKEFEYSGDLNIPVTALLEDIGHVTYSCSCLQGLCGACAMVINSQPKLACQTIVSEELMTKEYGQITIEPLSKFPLIRDLKVDKSKLYDDLKDSGQWLKSDAQINRDNIDFEYEMSLCLMCGCCVEACPNYDGEDFVGTPIAVSASKLVAQERDPNHLKELKDKYKDKFYPHCLKTIACEDVCPMGISTQRAISKMNRKSVWKLWRIFDRD; the protein is encoded by the coding sequence ATGAGTGATGTGACAGTCAAAATCAAAATCAATGGCGAGTTCAAGGAATTTGAATATTCTGGTGATCTAAACATTCCAGTTACTGCTCTTCTTGAAGATATTGGTCATGTTACCTACTCATGCAGCTGCCTTCAGGGATTATGTGGAGCCTGTGCAATGGTAATCAATTCCCAGCCGAAGCTCGCATGTCAGACAATCGTTTCTGAAGAGCTGATGACAAAGGAATACGGACAAATCACAATAGAGCCATTATCAAAATTCCCATTAATAAGGGATTTGAAAGTTGACAAATCAAAATTATATGATGATTTAAAGGATTCCGGCCAATGGCTTAAAAGTGATGCTCAGATTAACAGGGACAATATCGATTTTGAATATGAAATGTCATTATGTCTGATGTGCGGATGTTGCGTTGAGGCATGTCCAAACTATGATGGTGAGGATTTTGTCGGAACACCTATTGCAGTATCTGCGTCAAAATTGGTAGCTCAGGAAAGAGATCCTAATCATTTAAAAGAATTGAAGGACAAATATAAGGATAAATTCTATCCTCATTGTCTAAAAACTATTGCCTGTGAGGATGTATGTCCAATGGGAATAAGCACTCAAAGAGCAATATCAAAAATGAACCGGAAATCTGTCTGGAAATTGTGGAGGATTTTTGATAGGGATTAA
- a CDS encoding FAD-binding protein codes for MNVVIVGAGLAGLTAAVRASDLGANVSLISPNYSETSQSVMAMGGINASLNTKGENDSTERHFWDTINGGCDINNPQAVLKLTKNAPKIVKWLESIGVSFTRDENNNIDLRYFGGQKFARTAYAGARTGKQLVTSLISLCRMKEVEGNVKRYVGWRFLSLVIENNKCHGIICINEDTSEIKAFKGKVILASGGMNKLFGKTSGSVLNDGYVTAKAFKQGVTLANLEMIQYHPTTVQTSSKRMLITEAARGEGGKLFVVKDGKPWYFMKEWYPEMAELMPRDVVSRSIYKASQAGKNQVYLDITHLDDETVKVKLDEVYDVCMKYLKLDPTTEPIPVYPGIHYFMGGIRTDENHKTNIEGLYAAGECSCQYHGANRLGGNSLLGAIHGGWVAAKNIVLDEYSINEETIRNVLEDEIASVKSWNDSANGVSIKSIENQLASIMNDNLGIYRNEKDLSNALAKIDELNSDINANGNYYDYVKIKSLLLLAKACISSAIERKESRGAHQRLDCPETSESYQKTTCINFDGEIKITFEGLDE; via the coding sequence GTGAATGTAGTAATTGTAGGTGCAGGACTTGCAGGTCTTACTGCAGCTGTCAGGGCAAGTGATTTGGGAGCAAATGTAAGTCTGATTTCTCCAAATTACTCTGAAACTTCCCAGTCAGTAATGGCTATGGGTGGAATAAATGCTTCATTAAACACTAAAGGAGAAAACGATTCGACTGAAAGACATTTCTGGGATACAATCAATGGAGGATGTGATATAAACAATCCTCAAGCGGTATTAAAGTTAACTAAAAATGCACCAAAAATCGTCAAATGGCTTGAAAGCATAGGAGTCAGCTTCACAAGAGATGAAAATAACAATATTGATTTGAGATACTTTGGAGGTCAAAAATTTGCAAGAACTGCATATGCAGGTGCAAGAACCGGAAAACAACTGGTTACATCATTAATCTCATTATGCAGAATGAAGGAAGTTGAAGGAAATGTTAAACGCTATGTGGGCTGGAGATTTTTATCGTTGGTTATTGAAAATAACAAATGTCATGGCATAATATGCATTAATGAGGATACCTCTGAAATTAAGGCTTTCAAGGGTAAGGTAATACTTGCCAGCGGAGGTATGAACAAGCTATTTGGAAAAACCTCAGGTTCTGTTTTAAATGATGGTTATGTTACAGCAAAAGCATTCAAGCAAGGTGTGACACTTGCAAATCTTGAAATGATACAGTATCATCCAACAACTGTTCAAACGTCATCAAAAAGGATGCTGATAACAGAAGCTGCCCGTGGAGAAGGCGGCAAACTGTTCGTAGTGAAAGATGGAAAACCGTGGTATTTCATGAAGGAATGGTATCCTGAAATGGCAGAGCTGATGCCAAGAGATGTTGTATCAAGAAGCATATACAAGGCTTCTCAGGCAGGCAAAAATCAAGTTTACCTTGATATCACTCATCTGGATGACGAAACTGTTAAAGTAAAACTGGATGAGGTCTATGATGTTTGCATGAAATATCTTAAATTGGATCCGACAACTGAACCGATTCCTGTTTATCCGGGCATTCATTATTTCATGGGTGGAATAAGAACTGATGAAAATCATAAAACAAATATTGAAGGATTATATGCAGCAGGAGAGTGTTCCTGCCAGTATCACGGTGCAAACAGGTTAGGTGGAAATTCTCTTTTGGGAGCGATTCACGGTGGCTGGGTTGCGGCCAAAAACATTGTTCTGGATGAATATTCAATCAATGAAGAAACAATTAGGAATGTGTTGGAAGATGAAATCGCTTCTGTCAAATCCTGGAACGATTCGGCAAATGGAGTTTCAATAAAAAGCATTGAAAATCAATTGGCATCAATAATGAATGATAATTTGGGAATATACAGAAACGAAAAGGATTTGTCAAATGCTTTAGCTAAAATTGATGAGTTAAATTCTGATATTAATGCAAATGGAAATTACTATGATTATGTGAAAATAAAATCATTATTGCTATTGGCTAAAGCATGCATATCTTCAGCTATTGAAAGAAAGGAAAGCAGAGGAGCACATCAAAGATTGGATTGTCCTGAAACCAGTGAAAGTTATCAAAAAACTACATGCATAAACTTTGATGGGGAAATTAAAATTACATTTGAGGGATTGGATGAGTGA
- the cfbC gene encoding Ni-sirohydrochlorin a,c-diamide reductive cyclase ATP-dependent reductase subunit produces MIKKIAIYGKGGIGKSTTVANLSAVWGSDDLNCLVIGCDPKADTTRTLYGKRIPTVVKTLKNNRKPEKEDLVFKGFKEIQCVESGGPEPGVGCAGRGVIVAMKRLEKLGIFDEDLDVVVYDVLGDVVCGGFSVPLREKYADEVLIVTSGEYMALYAANNIVRGVKKLKGNLSGIVLNCRNVDNEEQIVNDFAKKIGTHVIGTIHRSNLIQEAELDAKTVVEKYPESEEAQEYRNLASSIMHNENVSAPEPMDDEEFEEFFKSYL; encoded by the coding sequence ATGATTAAGAAAATAGCTATTTATGGAAAAGGCGGAATCGGAAAAAGTACCACTGTTGCCAACCTGTCTGCCGTATGGGGCAGTGATGATTTGAATTGTCTTGTTATTGGATGCGATCCAAAGGCAGACACTACACGTACATTGTATGGAAAAAGAATTCCTACTGTTGTTAAAACTTTAAAGAATAACAGAAAACCTGAAAAGGAAGATTTGGTTTTCAAGGGTTTTAAGGAAATTCAATGTGTTGAAAGCGGTGGGCCTGAGCCTGGTGTCGGTTGTGCCGGCCGTGGGGTAATTGTAGCTATGAAACGCCTTGAAAAATTGGGCATTTTTGATGAGGATCTTGATGTTGTCGTATATGATGTTTTAGGTGATGTTGTCTGTGGTGGTTTTTCAGTGCCTTTGCGTGAAAAATATGCTGATGAAGTGCTGATTGTTACTTCAGGTGAGTATATGGCATTGTACGCTGCTAATAATATTGTCCGGGGTGTTAAAAAACTTAAGGGTAATTTAAGTGGTATTGTATTAAACTGTAGAAATGTGGATAATGAAGAGCAAATTGTTAATGACTTTGCCAAAAAGATAGGAACACATGTTATTGGTACTATCCATAGAAGTAATTTAATTCAAGAGGCTGAATTAGATGCAAAAACCGTTGTAGAAAAATATCCTGAAAGTGAAGAAGCACAAGAATACCGTAACCTAGCTTCAAGCATTATGCATAATGAAAATGTATCTGCTCCGGAACCTATGGATGATGAAGAATTTGAGGAATTTTTCAAATCATACTTATAG
- a CDS encoding CDP-alcohol phosphatidyltransferase family protein, giving the protein MNRLIVNLLSISRILFGLLFLYFVVLKLNLAFLIIIFALAIASDILDGYFSRKYDLVVDNGSRIDVICDFFFIIFSTLGLVLTDLAPFWFLLIIILKLIEFFMTSGNGALKYDNFGTFVAYMFYAFPIVAVLINSKNISLILTITITVCAIASSLLRIKNMRESND; this is encoded by the coding sequence ATGAATAGATTGATTGTTAACTTATTATCGATTTCCAGAATCCTTTTTGGATTATTGTTTCTATATTTTGTTGTATTAAAATTAAATCTTGCATTTTTGATAATTATTTTTGCTTTAGCTATTGCTAGCGATATTCTTGACGGATATTTTTCCCGCAAATATGATCTGGTTGTTGATAATGGTTCCAGGATTGATGTTATTTGTGATTTTTTCTTTATAATCTTTTCAACTTTAGGACTCGTTTTAACTGATTTGGCTCCGTTTTGGTTTTTATTGATTATTATTTTGAAGTTAATTGAATTTTTCATGACTTCCGGTAATGGGGCCTTGAAATATGATAATTTCGGTACATTTGTAGCATATATGTTTTATGCTTTCCCTATTGTTGCAGTACTGATAAATTCTAAAAATATATCATTGATATTGACTATAACTATTACTGTATGTGCAATAGCATCTTCACTTTTAAGAATTAAAAACATGAGAGAATCAAATGATTAA
- a CDS encoding peptidase U32 family protein, producing the protein MVELLAPAGNFISLRAVLENGADAVYFGLDDYNMRANAKNFSLDDLNKVSAIAKDYGAKTYLCTNIILNERLADELNANLETISSSEIDGLILSDIGLIEDTVSHGLEAHISVQENVTNSYTLKTLEKLGAKRAILSRELSLREITEITQKSPIETEIFVHGAICMAISGRCFLSYGLYGRSANCGDCLQPCRKNWTLTYEEGDDNVINFSDVEDESFIITGSDDGSYRTNFFSPKDMCMIEYIPELMKSGVASFKIEGRARSPDYGAMVTGIYREAIDDYIRNPLNYHVKDEWMEELISVFNRGFDTNFYFNTPFETSEDNQSKYIKRDIGQVVNYYNKVKAAEIRIWDDLKIGDKIIIQGQTTGSITHTIDSMQIDGESVDNVKKGCNVAITIPEKVRENDFVYKLVERD; encoded by the coding sequence ATGGTTGAATTATTAGCTCCGGCAGGAAACTTCATTTCACTGCGTGCAGTACTTGAAAATGGTGCCGATGCAGTTTATTTTGGTCTTGATGATTATAATATGAGGGCCAATGCTAAAAATTTCAGTTTAGATGATTTGAATAAAGTTTCTGCTATTGCTAAAGATTATGGGGCTAAAACCTATTTATGTACAAATATTATTCTTAATGAAAGATTGGCAGATGAGTTAAATGCCAATCTGGAAACTATTTCATCATCAGAAATTGATGGACTTATTTTATCAGACATTGGATTGATTGAGGATACCGTTTCGCATGGTCTTGAAGCTCATATTAGCGTTCAGGAAAATGTGACAAATTCTTATACTTTAAAGACTCTTGAAAAGTTAGGTGCCAAAAGAGCAATACTTTCAAGGGAGCTTTCTTTAAGGGAAATTACTGAAATTACTCAAAAGTCACCGATTGAAACTGAAATTTTTGTTCATGGTGCAATATGCATGGCGATTTCAGGAAGATGCTTTTTAAGTTATGGATTGTATGGAAGAAGCGCAAATTGTGGTGATTGCCTTCAGCCATGTCGTAAAAATTGGACACTGACATATGAGGAAGGTGATGATAATGTCATTAACTTTTCGGATGTTGAGGATGAAAGTTTCATAATCACTGGCAGTGATGATGGAAGCTACAGAACTAATTTCTTCTCACCAAAGGACATGTGCATGATTGAATATATTCCTGAACTTATGAAAAGTGGAGTGGCATCATTTAAAATTGAAGGAAGGGCCAGAAGTCCCGATTATGGGGCTATGGTTACTGGAATCTACCGGGAAGCAATTGATGATTACATTAGGAACCCTTTGAATTATCATGTCAAGGACGAATGGATGGAAGAACTGATCAGTGTGTTCAATCGTGGATTTGACACTAACTTTTACTTTAACACACCGTTTGAGACAAGCGAAGACAACCAATCAAAATATATTAAAAGGGACATTGGTCAAGTTGTAAATTACTACAATAAGGTAAAGGCTGCTGAGATAAGAATATGGGATGATTTGAAGATTGGTGATAAGATAATTATTCAAGGCCAGACCACAGGCTCAATAACTCACACAATCGATTCCATGCAGATTGATGGTGAATCTGTTGATAATGTTAAAAAGGGATGCAATGTTGCCATTACAATTCCTGAAAAAGTACGTGAGAATGATTTTGTCTATAAATTAGTTGAAAGGGATTAA
- the purF gene encoding amidophosphoribosyltransferase: protein MQGEMEDKCGIVGYHSKDESKDVASLVYYCLYALQHRGQESAGIATFNPKKGLNYYCGMGLITDVFKDYEIQNLQGNMAVGHVRYSTTGQSKLENSQPFVTDFDDGFIAMAHNGDIVNSGELKEEFISQGYDFKSDSDSEVICYMLKKEHYDNNKSIIESIEAVTKRLVGSYALTILVNGDLYGVRDPMGIKPLAVAKRGDDYILASETVAFDVINAKYVRDIVPGEVVYFENNEINSHMLDIAGDCKLSHCMFEYVYFARPDSTIDGINVYQTRMNIGRQLHELYPIDADVVIPVPDSSIPAAIGYSRASGIPYGEGLIKNRYVGRTFIMPTQEERELAVRLKLNPIKEAIKGKKIILIDDSIVRGTTSKQLLDLVKEAEPAEIHFLVGCPPVVAPCFYGVAMATKKELIAANYSIEEIQEQLDIDTLGYITLPALVKAIGMPKEDLCLGCLNEEYPTELPDDIEAETYYKP, encoded by the coding sequence ATGCAAGGTGAAATGGAAGACAAGTGTGGTATTGTTGGATATCATTCAAAGGATGAATCTAAGGATGTCGCATCATTAGTTTATTATTGTTTATATGCTTTACAGCACAGAGGTCAAGAATCAGCAGGAATTGCTACATTCAATCCGAAAAAAGGTTTAAATTATTACTGTGGAATGGGTTTGATAACTGATGTTTTTAAAGACTATGAAATCCAGAATCTACAGGGTAACATGGCTGTTGGTCATGTAAGATACTCAACAACTGGCCAATCAAAACTTGAAAATTCACAGCCTTTTGTAACTGATTTTGATGATGGTTTCATTGCAATGGCTCACAATGGGGATATTGTAAACTCTGGTGAGTTAAAAGAGGAATTTATATCTCAAGGTTATGATTTCAAGTCTGATTCCGATTCTGAAGTAATCTGTTACATGCTTAAAAAAGAACATTATGACAATAATAAAAGTATAATTGAATCTATTGAAGCAGTTACCAAAAGACTTGTCGGATCTTATGCATTGACAATTCTTGTTAATGGGGATTTGTATGGTGTTCGTGACCCCATGGGTATCAAACCTCTTGCAGTTGCAAAAAGAGGGGATGATTATATTTTAGCTTCCGAAACTGTTGCATTTGATGTAATTAATGCTAAATATGTTAGAGACATTGTTCCTGGCGAAGTCGTATACTTTGAAAATAATGAAATTAACTCCCATATGTTGGATATCGCCGGTGACTGTAAATTATCTCACTGCATGTTCGAATATGTTTATTTTGCAAGGCCTGACAGCACAATCGATGGTATTAATGTTTATCAGACAAGAATGAACATTGGTCGTCAATTACATGAATTATATCCTATTGATGCGGATGTTGTTATTCCTGTTCCTGATTCATCAATTCCGGCTGCTATCGGATATTCAAGGGCTTCCGGAATTCCTTACGGTGAAGGTTTAATCAAGAACAGATATGTTGGAAGGACATTCATTATGCCGACCCAGGAAGAAAGGGAATTGGCGGTTAGGCTTAAATTGAATCCTATTAAGGAAGCAATCAAAGGCAAAAAGATTATTTTAATTGATGACAGTATTGTCAGAGGAACCACTTCTAAGCAATTGTTGGACTTAGTTAAAGAAGCGGAACCTGCTGAAATTCACTTTTTAGTTGGTTGTCCGCCTGTTGTGGCACCTTGTTTTTATGGTGTAGCTATGGCAACCAAAAAGGAATTGATTGCTGCTAATTACAGTATTGAAGAAATTCAGGAGCAGCTTGACATTGATACTTTAGGGTACATTACTTTACCTGCACTTGTTAAGGCTATTGGAATGCCTAAAGAAGATTTATGTCTGGGCTGTTTAAATGAAGAGTATCCTACTGAACTTCCTGACGATATTGAAGCTGAAACTTATTATAAACCTTAG
- the galE gene encoding UDP-glucose 4-epimerase GalE — translation MILVTGGAGYIGSHTNKALHNAGYDTVVLDNLSKGYENFVKWGNLENYDIGSSDLREVFEKYDIDGVIHFAGFISVAESVKMPQMYLKNNYKNTLNLLKVMREYNVDKFIFSSTAAVYGNPEQIPITEDSNLKPINPYGHSKWLVEKALEREAEKGDFNYVALRYFNASGCDFDGQIGEFHDPETHLIPLILDAAIGKRDCIYIYGDDYDTPDGTCIRDYIHVNDLADAHIKAYEYLCENNESDVFNLGNGQGFSVREVIEMCKKVTGRDFEVKVDERREGDPARLIADSSKIKNKLGWNPQYDLEQIVESAWKWHQKINGI, via the coding sequence ATGATTCTAGTTACTGGTGGAGCAGGTTATATTGGTTCCCATACCAATAAAGCCTTGCATAATGCAGGATATGACACAGTTGTTTTGGATAACCTTTCAAAAGGTTATGAAAATTTCGTAAAATGGGGAAACTTAGAAAACTATGACATTGGAAGTAGTGATTTAAGAGAAGTTTTTGAAAAGTATGACATTGATGGTGTTATTCATTTTGCAGGTTTTATTTCAGTAGCGGAATCTGTTAAAATGCCTCAAATGTATTTAAAAAACAATTATAAAAATACTTTAAATCTCCTTAAAGTAATGAGAGAATATAATGTTGATAAATTCATATTCTCATCAACCGCTGCTGTTTATGGAAATCCTGAGCAAATTCCAATTACTGAAGATTCAAATCTAAAGCCAATCAATCCGTATGGACACTCCAAATGGTTGGTTGAAAAAGCTCTTGAAAGAGAAGCTGAAAAAGGAGACTTCAATTATGTTGCATTAAGATATTTTAATGCATCCGGATGTGACTTTGACGGCCAGATTGGTGAATTCCATGACCCTGAAACTCATTTAATACCTTTGATATTGGATGCTGCTATCGGAAAGCGTGATTGCATCTATATTTATGGTGATGACTATGATACTCCTGATGGAACCTGTATCAGGGATTATATTCATGTAAATGATCTTGCTGATGCACATATTAAAGCATATGAATATTTATGTGAAAACAACGAATCTGATGTATTCAATTTAGGTAATGGTCAGGGATTCTCCGTTCGTGAAGTTATTGAAATGTGTAAGAAAGTCACAGGACGGGACTTTGAAGTTAAAGTTGATGAACGCCGTGAAGGTGATCCTGCAAGGTTGATTGCAGATTCTTCAAAAATCAAAAATAAACTTGGTTGGAATCCTCAATACGATTTGGAGCAAATAGTGGAATCTGCTTGGAAATGGCATCAAAAAATCAATGGAATTTAG
- a CDS encoding NAD(P)/FAD-dependent oxidoreductase, producing MIETDVIVVGSGPAGSSAAKHAALGGAKVILMDKKSEIGAPKRCAEGVSIQGLEKLGIEPSPRWVTSKIEGVRIQTPDGTDIWLTEDEVKLPEAGYILERKVFDKHMAMDAARAGAEIKIKTLVTGVEKINDGYIVETECMGEKIDYKCKILIAADGPEGHVARWAGLRPAAKAKEMESGIQYEMCNVEFEKPNVIEFYLGSCAPGGYVWIFPKGDDIANVGLAVLPHKAEKTAKEYLDDFVANSPYLKNAQAVEMNVGGDPVGGMTKKLYDDNIMVVGDAAGQVNPLTGGGIISGMTGGMCAGQVAAQAIKEDCSKKFLKQYDEMAHAELDHEIKRYKKVQEYLLTLNDDELNELGHEFEGESFEKISTTEIVKKLIKISPKALLKLGKFI from the coding sequence ATGATTGAAACTGATGTAATTGTAGTAGGTTCAGGACCTGCAGGATCCAGTGCAGCAAAACACGCTGCATTAGGCGGAGCAAAAGTTATTTTAATGGATAAAAAATCTGAAATTGGTGCACCGAAAAGATGTGCTGAAGGTGTTTCAATCCAAGGATTGGAAAAATTAGGAATTGAACCTTCTCCTCGTTGGGTTACAAGTAAAATTGAAGGTGTCAGAATCCAAACACCTGATGGAACTGACATATGGTTAACTGAAGATGAAGTTAAATTGCCTGAAGCAGGTTATATCCTAGAAAGAAAAGTTTTCGATAAGCACATGGCTATGGATGCTGCAAGAGCAGGTGCTGAAATTAAAATCAAAACTTTAGTAACCGGTGTTGAAAAAATCAATGATGGTTACATTGTTGAAACAGAATGCATGGGAGAAAAAATAGATTACAAATGTAAAATCCTAATCGCTGCTGACGGTCCGGAAGGTCACGTTGCAAGATGGGCAGGACTCAGACCTGCTGCAAAAGCAAAAGAAATGGAATCAGGTATTCAATATGAAATGTGTAATGTTGAATTTGAAAAACCAAATGTTATTGAATTCTATTTAGGTTCCTGTGCTCCTGGAGGATACGTATGGATTTTCCCTAAAGGGGATGACATTGCAAACGTCGGTTTAGCTGTACTCCCTCACAAAGCTGAAAAAACTGCTAAAGAGTATTTGGATGATTTTGTAGCTAATTCTCCTTACTTGAAAAATGCTCAAGCGGTCGAAATGAATGTTGGAGGAGATCCTGTTGGTGGAATGACCAAAAAACTTTACGATGACAATATAATGGTTGTTGGAGATGCTGCAGGTCAAGTTAATCCATTAACAGGTGGAGGAATCATCTCCGGTATGACAGGAGGAATGTGTGCAGGTCAGGTAGCAGCTCAGGCTATCAAAGAAGACTGTTCCAAAAAATTCCTAAAACAATATGACGAAATGGCTCATGCAGAGCTTGATCATGAAATCAAAAGATACAAAAAGGTACAGGAATATTTACTTACATTAAATGATGATGAATTAAATGAACTTGGACATGAATTTGAAGGAGAAAGTTTTGAGAAAATCTCAACAACTGAAATTGTTAAAAAATTAATCAAAATATCTCCAAAAGCTTTACTTAAATTAGGTAAATTCATCTAA
- a CDS encoding 4Fe-4S binding protein, with protein MIVKDWCSFCGECAGVCPRNLIQVREYALVFNDDDCKDCDTCIKACPIDALEKED; from the coding sequence ATGATTGTTAAAGATTGGTGCTCATTCTGTGGTGAATGTGCAGGAGTTTGTCCAAGAAATTTAATACAAGTAAGAGAATACGCTTTAGTCTTTAATGACGATGACTGTAAAGATTGTGACACATGCATCAAAGCATGTCCAATTGACGCTTTAGAAAAAGAGGACTGA
- a CDS encoding universal stress protein has product MFDVICVPIDGSDYGYEAADVAIEIAQKFNSKIAAVHVLEEFSFNSYDSEEDSGDAILAKITKKASSVGVEVTEHLLTADPLRDMKFIINQTRADLVVIHAHGANNNRFVSFEENEVSDTQIGSVSERLLRTSDVPVLLVK; this is encoded by the coding sequence ATGTTTGATGTGATTTGTGTTCCCATTGACGGATCTGATTATGGATATGAGGCAGCTGATGTAGCTATCGAAATTGCTCAGAAATTCAACTCCAAAATAGCTGCAGTGCACGTTTTGGAGGAGTTTTCATTTAACAGTTATGATTCAGAAGAGGATTCCGGTGATGCAATTTTAGCAAAAATCACAAAAAAGGCAAGTTCTGTGGGTGTTGAAGTTACTGAACACTTGCTTACTGCTGACCCTTTAAGGGATATGAAGTTCATAATCAATCAAACTCGTGCAGATTTGGTTGTTATTCATGCACACGGTGCTAATAACAACAGATTTGTATCTTTTGAAGAAAATGAAGTCTCTGATACTCAAATTGGTTCTGTTTCAGAAAGACTTTTAAGAACATCTGATGTTCCAGTATTATTGGTTAAATAA